Genomic window (Magnolia sinica isolate HGM2019 chromosome 10, MsV1, whole genome shotgun sequence):
ttCTTCGGCTATAGCTTCTTCTATGGGGAAGATAAGCAAACGttcattttctgtatttggttttttatgagatagcctgaaaatctcattATAGGTTTTGTcagagatagcctgaaaatctcagtgaggggtttctttgtttaCGATAGCCTGTTAAAATCACAATTATATCAGGTTTTAacgtgaccctgtgaaaaccttgttcatAATGAAAAGTCAAGATTACATGGAtagtaatcttgggagtggagtaggtgtggctgtttgcgaacaattgttgacacaccgaaccaccgtaattcttagtgttgtggtgaatgtttttattattcttctggtgaatggttgtaattcttttatgttaaagtggtgaatgtttgtaatagttagttttatttactcttactCAGTTTGGAATTCTGATTCTTACAGCAtccgtgaaataaggttgtcctacctaaacttgttttcggtgtaggttgtcctacgaatcaatttgaatcaacgtttcaatactagtaCAATTGAGATGTCTGATTTGTTTACTTATTCAGCACTTTATTCgaatatttggcatagtcctattcaccccccctctaggacttcttaagcttgcCTTTTTCAGTTCCAATGTGTAGTTATCAAACTTGTGCAGCAGCTTCTTCATGTAGCCTTTCCACATCGGGGGCAATTTAGCGATTATAGCCCTGACTTGGAATCATTCAAggagatcaattttaagggtcTTAATTTTGTTTACAATCagctgcaattcttggatttggggcagcaacggtttattatctaccgAGTTAAAGTTGAAATACCTGGCTATTaagaacttgttggtaccttcttcagccttgtatttaaaCTCTAGGGTGATTCAAATTTCTTTTGCAGATGTAGTTTGTGTGTACAGATAGTGCGTTCAGAATGTGTCTACGACACAACAGTTCATCTTCAACTCGTTTGTTGCATACATCAACTTGTTCGAGTGTGTCCTCGTCAGTTGCCTCCGACAGTGGCTGAAGATTAGGATCTAAGATGTAATTAATCTTCAATGAGGTCAATAAAAACTTTATCTTATCTTGCCACCTTGTAAAGTTGGATCTATCGAACCAATCGAGACGAATCAGATCTTGTTTCATCAATTTAATGGAAGATACGCCTTCAATTTCCATTACAAATAACTCTTTAAGATTGTTGAGAATTTGATCATTTCAAATTACAGATTTATAATTACTGTAAAATAGAATGAAATAGGAAACCAAAAAATATAGTattaaggacaggctgaagcatgtGTGAACACGTTGTCCTTAAAGAATTATTCGCCCCTTCTCAAACTAATTAAGACTCCTGGTTCGTATTGAACCTACTAGCTTGATTAGACACCTAGAGCTTACTAGTTCATATGAGAGAATGAGTCGAATGGTTTGTGGTGATTAAATGAACCAGCCAAGCTCAGTTTATATAGGCAAGGGTGGCTGAATGTTTTGGTCCAGGGTCATTATTGCAATAGACCGTTTCTGACTGTTGGTGAGAAATTAGCCGTTATTTGGCAGTTTCTGACCGTTTTGCATGTGGGAGACTAGCTGCATGCTAGCCGTTTATGACTGTTGGGCTAACCACATGCAGCAGTTTCTGCATGGTCGGGTTAATTACTACGTGAGTAGTTACACCATGCCTCTTAAACGGCTAGTTTAGCTCCTATATAACGCAGAGATGTCTCTCTCAGACCACTTACCCACAACACTCCGAACCCAGCCACTTAACACATCTCTCTTAGCCATTGTCGCACTCCAAATCGCACTTGCCTCGTGCCAGTTTGTGAGGGAGCAACCCATCCGCGACAATATGCACAGATGCGAAGTGCGCCACTAGGGCCTCTATAGCAACATTGCCTCACATGCGCACGCCCACGCACTGAGTTCGAGACCACGACCAAGCCCGTGTGAGCGCATGTGTTCCAATGTGAACAAGTCTCAGTACTCCATCTCACCAAGTAAATATTATGGTACTCAACGCCTTACTTATTCAGAGGATTGTTTCTTCTCCTATTTGATATGGGGCTGTTACCAACGGTGAAAAACCAAGTTTTTTCacaaaaaatatatgtatatatattacaaaAATCATTTTCCATAACATTTAGATCCCTGTAAGATGACCTAGATTCAAAGTGAAAGTTTCTAAGTATCCTATTGTAATAAGTTGGAATTTATATGAGCAAACCTTCCGGTCCAACTATGCAAGCATGCCTTGGCACCTACCAAGTTACTTTTACAAACCTAGAGCCATGGGGTGGAACTTTCATGACACATATCCAGTCCACCAGGGatgctgcctcattttttaaccaTTGAATTCAAAAATCAAGATAGTCTAGAACTTGAGGaggtcacaggaaacagttgggatacaCTACCCGTCATTGGTTTGGTTTGGGGCTCACCAtgtatttatattccatccaatccgttcatctgatGTGCCTCATGGTAtgaaagaattatccaaaatcacagtatttcaaaaattattttggaTGATATTGTGAAAAAAATTCCTAGAATTAATTGACACAACGGCCCATGTTTCATTGGTTAAGCTTCAACAGAAACAAGGTTTTCAAACCTTTTTGATTGGTAGCCTTCAAATTGACAGTAAGAGTTAATGGGTCCTATTAAAGGGAAAGGCAAGAATGGATGTTTAGAATGGTCATATTAGTATggttttttaatgatgggccattTAATTAATTAGCTTGCTACAAGCAATACTACACTATAGAGAAAAGATGTCATGAGGTGAATTTGTGCAGAACATACCATGCACATGGGAAATGCATATGGTGTTCCCAACGTTTGATCTAGTAGGCATAGTGGCTAAATATCCTGTTCACATgattgattgtgagtttttccttcccAATGGTTGGATGGACTCCATTCTCTTATCACTTGGGCCTATCAATACAATGACCCATTGAATTGATGTTCATGGTTATTGTGTACAAGTGCATCAACATGATGCCCACTCCTACAATCCGTCGTGGGTACCTTCCATTACATATGTTTAATACAAGGTGTTCGATATTTGTTACGATacgcccgtaaaggccgatacgtataggtaacggccatcaCCGTTACATGATACATGGGTGAAACGGGGTAGTTgattttttgggaccgtatcggcCATTACGGGCATAACGACAATTACCCCCGTAACAGTTGAAAAACAGacactttttttttctatttaaatccatttcaTTAATTAGCTTGCTACAAGCAATCCTACACTATAGGGAAAAGATGTCATGAGGTGAATTTGTGCAGAACATACTATGCACATGGGAAATGCATATGGTGTTCCCAACGTTTGATCTAGTAGGCATAGTGGCTAAATATCCTGTTCAGATGATTGAGTGTGAGTTTTTCcttccaaatggttggatggactCCATTCTCTTATCACCTACGCCAATCAATATGATGACCCATTGAATTGATATTCATGGTTATTGTGTACAAGTGCATCAACATGATGCCCACTCCTACAATCCGTCGTGGGTACCTTCCATTATATACGTTTAATACAAGGTGTTccatatccgttacgatacgcccataaaggccgatacgtataggtaacagcCATGACCATTACACGATACAGGGGTGAAATAGGGCAGTTgattttttgggaccgtatcggcCATTACGGGCATAACGACCCCcctctttaaaaaaaacaaacttttctcattctaaaaactctcctagatcattttacaatagattttgACCAcacttactatagtttttaatattaaaatcatatattgaaGTGATATGAGTGAATAGAAGCTCCGAtggcctttttttcaaaaaattgaaaaagtagtatttatgcaatttttcttatttctagtttTAGTGCtttattgtgatgtgtaaacattagatacatataatcatgttcacaaattcactagatagcccgatacaacactctcaccaaagagtggactgttacactatcataaacttgttcaaaacaaaaaatgaatacatatttggaatatttacattattcttgattttctaaatatttttttagaatttttcaggcaaaagaaaattttcaaccgttatggTGGTCATAACagtcgttacgcccccgtatcggctGCTACAGCCGATACCCgtatcagtaatggtggtgaccgttaccattacggaataccttggtttACTAGCAAACTGGTTGTTGAAGGTGGACTCCATAAAGTTTGTACCTCTACTTCCACTGCACCGGATCCGTACACGACATTACTCCACTTTCAATCCAACTCGCTCACCGATGAGATTTGAGCTTGGGTAGAAAACGATAGTCTAAAATTGCCACTAATCGAAATTGGAGACGATTTACTATGCCGCTAATTGATTGTTGGTAATTGTCGCTTAATAGCAACGGTTAACATCCATCACAAATTGGAGACGGATCTTAACCATCGTTAAAGCCATACTTTCTAGAAAAACCCCTCGTTTAGTGGCGGTTGAGACACGTTGTGGAAATGTCTCATTAAACGATGGTTTGAATCTGTCGCTAATTTTCAATATTTAAACTATACGTATCttacattggttttttttttctttttcgttagcttgttagtacaccccactatcagttcacacttcactgttagccacccccacttgggaatcgataccatgacctcatgttgaaacgaggtatctttcactcagtctaccccttgagctatggatcagggtgtgtaTCTTACATTGGTTAccaccaaggtattccgtatcagtaatggtggccgtaacgatcaccaccattaccaatacggGTATCGGCCGTAACAGATGTTACGATCCCATAACGGTTGAAATTTTAGATTTGTCCGAAAATTTCTTTAAAAAGATCTTAAaaaatccagaataatgtaaatattccaaatatgtatttattttttttgttttgaacatgacTTTGGTGAGAGTGTCgtatcgggctgtctagtgaatttgcgAACATGATTATAaatctctaatgtttacacatcacaatcaagcactagaactataaatcagaaaaaatgcataaatactactactgcaattttattttttttaaaaaaaagggccgtTGGAggttctattcgctcaaatcacttcaatctacggttttaatatttaaaactatagtaagagtggtcgaaatcagTTGTAAAATGACCTGGGAGAGTTTTAAGAATGAGAAAAGCGAAAaaatgagaaattttgatttaaataggaaaaaaaattgtCGTTTTTCGACCTTTACGagagtaacggtcgttatgccccaTAACGACCTTTACGACCACCGTAACCGCTAATACGGTCTTAAAAAACCAATTGTCCCGTTTCACCCCTGTATCGTGTAACGGTCATGGCCTTTACCTATACATATTGGCCTTTACAAGCGTATTGTAATGGGTACGGAACACTTTAGTTACCACCGGGGTGCACTTGATAATACATCAAGGGGGCGTTTGTATGCCTGTAAAATATGTAAGTTATAATCCGATTACAGGTGATCAAATTACATGGGCCAACTGGATGGGTGCATTTGCCTGTAAACAAATTGCAGGTTGTAATTAGATTATAACTTTTTGCGTAATCTGAAACATGGCAAAAGGGCATATTTCATATTTCAAGTAAAGAGATTTCATGCAATGGttataattttttcaaaaattatgcGAGGAGAGATGTGGCTTCGGCATTCCCACCCTCCCCTTCTTCCAACAACTAGTCTATGCAAGGTGTCAAAAcgattttaaaaaattgaagaagaaaagaaacatacctatctctctctctctccttcgtcCAAGGCATCCAACTTTCAACGAGAGGCAACCTTGTGCACAGGTTAGATGCCATACAAAAACACGTGGATCCACTTTCAATGTGGGTTGAGCTTGTTTTATATTTGGATTGTTGAAGGCGTTTAAACATATTAGGTGCTATTAATTTGATGTTGATTTATAGTTGATAGTTTATATTCAATAGTTTCTCAACATTCTATGATATTTGAATTAGTGGGCCCACTATTGTTGCCCACCAAATGATTTAGTGTAAATCGACCATAGGCATTTTTTAATTGGGCTCATCCTAATAATGCATCTTAAATGAAGATTTTATATGTTATTTGATGATTTTTAAAGGATCTACCACTCCAGTCCAGGCTCTATCGTGCATGAATACCCAATTATAGGCTGTAAACATTATACAGGTCATCTAAACACAGGCAACTGTTTACCAACAAACTaattacagcttaaagccaaacaagacAGGCTGTAAACACTGTACTCATGTAATTTGATTACTCGTAATCCGATTACAACTAAAAGATTTTacgggcatccaaacgaccccttaggtaGCATAATGACCACCTTAAGCATTTTGATTTTTACAAGTATTTCTCATttaatatttaataaataaatagaatTATTTAGCAAGATAATTAAAATTGAAAAACTCACCGAGTAAACTATTGTTAGCAGTTGCAGATTCATCCTAAATTCCAAGTAGCTTCTCTTCCATCCACTGCTATTCCCACAATTGTTGATTGGATGCAACCTGCCAAGCATGAGAGCATTAGAGAAAAATTAGTGTTAATTAAAAGGTATTAATTCGAAATAACATGAAAGTTACTTTTGTGAATTTCAATGACCACGTGCTAAAAATCTCCTAGATTTCCTTTAGGATTTTTtatgcatgggccatccatggtgggcccattatATAAATGAGCCATCTACTTGCACAAAGTGAATACAAACAATTCTATGACACCTCAATAAGTAAACATGAACAATATACCAAGTAGAAGTACTTAAGCAGCATCCGACCAACATCAATGAGAAGCATGCCATCTCACTGGGTGCCCTCTTTTTCATGAAAATCTGACGATTATGCACATGAGAAGTCCACATGTGCAAGGGCATTCCTCTATAGAGGCCAATGGTCAAAGCTCCAGCCACACAAAATGGTTCCAACATTTACAACTTTCCCTCCTCTGCTTTCTAATCCGAATTTCTCTATTCAGGTATCAGAAAAGCTTAGTACTTGAAAATCTCTTACAATGATGATGTGTTGATTTGGGTGTCAAATAAACTCGAATGGATGCATCTGGAAGCACTATCCAATTGGATTGCAATAGTTAGTCTGTAAAAAGGAAATGATTAAATTATTATTACCTTAACATTGAAATTGCAGGAATGTGCTCTGAATTGCAATTAGGTTTCCTTCCATGAAAAACTGCACTGCAAACCAAAAAGAAACACAAATCTTCTTTTGGAATACATAGTTTTCCATTTCCTATCGTATTCGATGACCATTTTCTGCCCTAAGGACCCTAAAAAAACAAAATTTGGATTGACTTGGAATTCAAACTAAGCCTGCAAAGCGACCCAACCTTGAAATTCAACCCAAGTCAGAGTTCTATAGCTCTGCTCAGACCCCAAAAGAACGAAGCAGCAAGAATCTTACATAGGCTAAT
Coding sequences:
- the LOC131258225 gene encoding uncharacterized protein LOC131258225 isoform X4 — encoded protein: MLEPFCVAGALTIGLYRGMPLHMWTSHVHNRQIFMKKRAPSEMACFSLMLVGCCLSTSTWLHPINNCGNSSGWKRSYLEFRMNLQLLTIVYSPAL
- the LOC131258225 gene encoding uncharacterized protein LOC131258225 isoform X1 is translated as MLEPFCVAGALTIGLYRGMPLHMWTSHVHNRQIFMKKRAPSEMACFSLMLVGCCLSTSTWLHPINNCGNSSGWKRSYLEFRMNLQLLTIVYSSSISDSFVLVERRTTHRLVVPWNYFPGTYQQYQLF
- the LOC131258225 gene encoding uncharacterized protein LOC131258225 isoform X2, which produces MLEPFCVAGALTIGLYRGMPLHMWTSHVHNRQIFMKKRAPSEMACFSLMLVGCCLSTSTWLHPINNCGNSSGWKRSYLEFRMNLQLLTIVYSNHTQARRTLELFSWNLSAVSIILRRGE
- the LOC131258225 gene encoding uncharacterized protein LOC131258225 isoform X3, giving the protein MLEPFCVAGALTIGLYRGMPLHMWTSHVHNRQIFMKKRAPSEMACFSLMLVGCCLSTSTWLHPINNCGNSSGWKRSYLEFRMNLQLLTIVYSEIIWTSCSACLC